One window from the genome of Candidatus Chlorohelix allophototropha encodes:
- a CDS encoding DinB family protein, producing MDTLLAELKEIIERVSGQLRAIVGAQVAAPGEWSKKQLLGHLIDSATNNHQRFVRVQLEAELRFPGYRQEEWVAVQHYQAENWEELVLLWESCNRHLLHLVRYIPQDALSKLCYIGEGVPITVQTLFSEYLTHMKGHLAQLLS from the coding sequence ATGGATACTTTGCTGGCAGAACTAAAAGAAATAATAGAGCGTGTGTCGGGACAATTGCGAGCGATAGTGGGGGCGCAAGTAGCCGCGCCGGGCGAGTGGTCGAAGAAGCAACTGCTAGGTCATTTGATTGATTCGGCTACCAATAACCACCAGCGTTTTGTGCGGGTGCAGTTGGAAGCGGAGTTGCGCTTTCCGGGTTATCGGCAGGAAGAGTGGGTAGCGGTGCAGCACTATCAGGCGGAAAACTGGGAAGAACTGGTGCTATTGTGGGAGAGTTGTAATCGCCACTTGCTGCACCTTGTGCGCTACATACCGCAAGACGCGCTCTCCAAACTGTGTTATATCGGGGAGGGCGTACCCATAACGGTGCAAACCCTCTTTTCAGAGTATCTTACCCATATGAAAGGGCATCTGGCACAGCTTTTGAGCTAA